Proteins encoded within one genomic window of Enterococcus haemoperoxidus ATCC BAA-382:
- the dapF gene encoding diaminopimelate epimerase, translated as MNITMQKVHGSENDFFLIDETELERPFTDKEIDDLRTSLCDRKTGLLGGADGLLLVEKVLNGEAIAKMRVINSDGSEASMCGNGLRTVARYLAEKYEKESFTVETMFADLKVRQAPNLGEHVATYQVEISPVSFEADAIPMQAKNNTIIDEVIPELSSDLKFSVVAVPNPHLITFVDHQTLMGDEFERIAAYVNGENPIFTDGVNVSFVEIIGKNKIFVRTFERGVGFTNACGTAMCASSLMYVLLSGGKFNETITVRNMGGMVKTVVHEDDSDGYWMELIGNATITYLIAGSLTDFTEGNFEKSIIKETTEQADYVAFLNAIK; from the coding sequence ATGAATATAACTATGCAAAAAGTTCATGGGTCAGAAAATGATTTTTTTTTAATTGATGAGACCGAATTAGAACGCCCTTTTACTGATAAGGAAATTGATGATTTGCGCACTAGTTTGTGTGATAGAAAGACTGGTTTACTCGGTGGTGCTGATGGTCTTTTGCTAGTTGAGAAAGTGTTGAATGGTGAAGCAATAGCTAAGATGCGAGTTATCAATAGCGATGGAAGTGAAGCGAGTATGTGCGGTAATGGCTTGCGTACTGTTGCTAGGTATTTAGCAGAAAAATATGAGAAAGAATCCTTCACAGTAGAAACAATGTTTGCTGATCTTAAAGTACGACAAGCACCAAACCTAGGGGAACATGTTGCTACGTATCAAGTAGAGATCTCACCTGTTAGTTTTGAAGCTGATGCGATTCCGATGCAAGCTAAAAATAATACGATTATAGACGAAGTAATTCCAGAATTGTCCAGTGATTTGAAATTTTCGGTTGTAGCTGTTCCAAATCCCCATTTGATCACATTTGTGGATCATCAAACACTTATGGGAGATGAATTTGAGCGAATAGCCGCATATGTAAATGGAGAGAATCCAATTTTTACAGATGGAGTCAATGTCAGTTTTGTAGAAATAATAGGAAAAAATAAAATATTTGTGCGAACATTCGAACGTGGCGTTGGTTTTACCAATGCTTGTGGAACCGCAATGTGTGCCAGCAGCTTAATGTATGTATTGTTGAGTGGTGGTAAGTTTAATGAGACTATTACTGTTAGAAATATGGGCGGTATGGTAAAAACGGTTGTACATGAAGATGATTCGGATGGGTATTGGATGGAATTAATCGGGAATGCGACTATTACATATCTAATCGCAGGCTCCCTTACGGATTTTACTGAAGGCAACTTTGAAAAATCAATTATTAAAGAAACAACTGAACAAGCAGATTATGTAGCTTTTTTGAATGCTATCAAATAA
- a CDS encoding sugar transferase, with the protein MEGKFANTGRNTVQKELYIKIGDNVDDPDFGKNFGRKTLYFRVFKRGIDILGSLLGLILLSPVFVIVAFLIKQEDSKGPIVFSQKRVGKNGNLFTMYKFRSMCADAEEQLEELLEFNEIEGAMFKIKEDPRVTKIGKKIRKTSIDELPQLFNVLKGEMSLVGPRPPLKREVDEYSQRDMLRLCVKPGCTGLWQIRGRNDVHFDDMVEFDLEYIETQSVWNDLKIISQTIKVMFLSRGAY; encoded by the coding sequence TTGGAGGGAAAGTTTGCAAACACAGGTAGAAATACAGTGCAAAAAGAATTATATATAAAAATAGGGGATAACGTGGATGATCCAGATTTTGGCAAAAACTTTGGGAGGAAAACGTTATATTTTCGTGTGTTCAAAAGAGGAATAGACATTTTAGGTAGTTTATTGGGGCTTATTCTCTTGAGTCCAGTATTTGTCATAGTTGCTTTTTTGATAAAGCAAGAAGATTCAAAAGGTCCAATCGTTTTTTCTCAAAAAAGGGTTGGAAAGAATGGGAATTTATTCACTATGTATAAATTTCGTTCCATGTGTGCCGATGCAGAAGAGCAATTGGAGGAACTACTTGAATTTAATGAAATCGAAGGAGCTATGTTCAAAATAAAGGAAGATCCTAGAGTAACAAAGATAGGGAAAAAGATTCGTAAAACTAGTATTGATGAGCTCCCTCAACTTTTTAATGTTTTAAAAGGAGAGATGTCATTAGTTGGGCCTAGACCTCCATTAAAAAGAGAGGTTGATGAGTACAGTCAACGTGATATGTTACGTCTGTGTGTTAAACCTGGCTGCACAGGGTTATGGCAGATTCGAGGGCGAAATGACGTTCATTTTGATGATATGGTGGAATTTGATTTGGAATATATTGAAACCCAGTCGGTGTGGAATGATTTGAAGATTATTTCCCAGACGATTAAAGTAATGTTTTTATCTAGAGGAGCATATTAA
- a CDS encoding superoxide dismutase, which translates to MTYTLPDLPYAYDALEPYIDVETMHLHHDKHHNTYVTNLNAAIDKHPELGTKSVEDLIADMDSIPEDIRTAVRNNGGGHANHSFFWEIMAPNAGGAPTGDIKDAIDATFGSFDKLKEEFKAAATGRFGSGWAWLVLNNGKLEITSTPNQDSPLMDGKTPVLGLDVWEHAYYLNYKNVRPDYIDAFWNLVNWDEVNKRFAAAK; encoded by the coding sequence ATGACTTACACTTTACCAGATTTACCTTATGCTTATGATGCATTAGAACCTTATATTGATGTAGAAACAATGCATCTACACCATGACAAACATCACAACACTTACGTGACGAACTTAAATGCAGCAATCGACAAACACCCTGAACTAGGAACAAAATCAGTAGAAGACTTGATTGCTGACATGGATAGTATTCCTGAAGATATTCGTACAGCAGTACGTAATAATGGTGGCGGACACGCAAATCACTCTTTCTTTTGGGAAATTATGGCTCCTAACGCAGGTGGAGCACCAACAGGTGACATCAAAGACGCTATTGATGCTACTTTTGGCAGTTTTGATAAATTAAAAGAAGAATTTAAAGCAGCAGCAACTGGACGTTTTGGTTCAGGTTGGGCATGGTTGGTCTTAAATAACGGCAAATTAGAAATTACTTCAACACCTAACCAAGATTCTCCTTTGATGGATGGTAAAACACCCGTTTTAGGTTTAGATGTTTGGGAACATGCTTACTACCTAAATTACAAAAATGTACGTCCTGATTATATAGATGCTTTTTGGAATCTTGTAAACTGGGATGAAGTTAATAAACGCTTTGCAGCGGCTAAATAA
- a CDS encoding DUF1189 domain-containing protein, which produces MNSFTLFKHSLFQFTDLHQAKKMSFWKVILYVIFLSIILALPITKQIFSIMQDIKNDGQKIAAKLPDFKIIDGKLDTATNVEGFIYQTNSIIFTFDPEGKRSLSDVTTDLVGNAVGLGFLQDEFVVALPNSGAADSLLGANQFEIPYSKGSLDGLNSKDLKESLDEASVPFWIKLVIFVFTLYPTFINLIINLLMITIGANLYSKIRLYNLRFLDCLKISTYCATLPVIFSSILHFINRSFDDSFLIVFVSLLIFFIAIRKEERKEPPLA; this is translated from the coding sequence ATGAACTCATTTACGCTTTTTAAACACTCACTATTTCAGTTTACTGATCTCCATCAGGCTAAAAAAATGTCTTTTTGGAAGGTCATTTTATACGTTATTTTCCTAAGCATCATTCTTGCTTTACCAATAACAAAACAAATATTTTCTATTATGCAAGATATCAAGAATGATGGTCAAAAAATTGCAGCAAAATTGCCAGACTTTAAAATTATTGACGGAAAACTAGACACAGCAACTAACGTTGAAGGATTCATTTATCAAACAAACTCTATTATTTTCACTTTTGATCCCGAGGGAAAGCGATCACTTAGCGACGTTACGACCGATTTGGTTGGAAATGCTGTTGGTTTAGGTTTTTTACAAGATGAATTTGTGGTAGCTTTACCAAATTCGGGTGCCGCTGACTCGTTGCTAGGTGCTAATCAATTTGAAATCCCTTATTCTAAAGGTTCATTGGATGGTTTAAACAGTAAGGATCTAAAAGAATCATTAGATGAAGCTAGTGTTCCATTTTGGATCAAATTAGTCATTTTTGTGTTTACTTTATATCCCACATTCATTAATCTTATTATCAACTTACTTATGATTACGATTGGCGCAAATCTTTATAGTAAAATTCGTCTGTACAACTTGCGTTTTTTGGATTGTCTAAAGATCTCAACTTATTGCGCCACACTTCCAGTGATTTTTAGTAGTATACTTCATTTTATCAATCGGTCATTTGATGATAGCTTTTTAATTGTCTTTGTTTCTCTATTGATTTTCTTCATTGCTATTCGTAAAGAAGAGAGAAAAGAACCGCCGTTAGCTTAA
- a CDS encoding tyrosine-protein phosphatase, which yields MIDLHCHILPGIDDGAQSIDDSIDMAEMAVKQGITHILCTPHHNNGKYDNSAGKVISCVSALQEELDRRKVPLTLFEGQEVRIGGELLEQIQTNDILFADLNNRYLLIEFPTNEIPAYSKQMFYKLLEAGHVPIIVHPERNSKFIEDPNRLLPFLEMGVLTQLTAPSYVGIFGSKIEKIAKQMVAHSMVYMMASDAHNIDKRGFFMKKAYDAIAADMGSDYVEAMQQMAKDILNGDDIQRPEFKEIKKKKFGLF from the coding sequence ATGATTGATTTACATTGTCACATACTACCTGGAATAGACGATGGAGCTCAATCGATCGATGATTCAATTGATATGGCGGAAATGGCTGTCAAACAAGGAATTACTCATATCTTATGTACGCCTCACCATAATAATGGTAAGTATGATAATTCAGCTGGTAAAGTTATTTCTTGTGTCTCAGCATTGCAAGAAGAATTGGATCGTCGAAAGGTTCCGCTTACGTTATTTGAAGGGCAAGAAGTACGTATTGGAGGTGAATTGTTAGAACAAATTCAAACGAATGATATTTTATTTGCGGATTTGAATAATCGCTATCTATTGATTGAATTTCCGACAAATGAGATACCCGCGTATTCAAAACAGATGTTTTACAAATTATTGGAGGCAGGGCACGTTCCAATAATTGTGCATCCGGAAAGAAACAGTAAGTTTATTGAAGATCCTAATCGTCTGTTGCCTTTTTTAGAAATGGGTGTGTTAACTCAATTAACAGCTCCTAGTTATGTTGGTATTTTTGGGAGCAAAATTGAAAAAATAGCAAAACAAATGGTTGCGCATAGTATGGTGTACATGATGGCATCTGATGCGCATAATATTGACAAACGTGGTTTTTTTATGAAAAAAGCTTACGATGCTATTGCAGCAGATATGGGATCAGACTATGTTGAAGCAATGCAGCAAATGGCTAAGGATATCTTGAATGGAGATGATATCCAACGGCCAGAATTTAAGGAGATTAAAAAGAAAAAATTTGGTTTGTTTTAG
- a CDS encoding YveK family protein translates to MEETISLQELIGVLKKRVGLIIVSMFLGLGIAGVLTYFVITPKYSSQAQLIVRLPQNETTNVNDINGNLQMINTYKDLIKSDTVMSEVQQRMKEKHENDLSVEELGASVSVNQSQNSQMFSIVSKVTDPVVAQNIANQTASVFQEKAKDMLNVDKITIISAATANIKPVSPNDKLNLIIGLALGIMCGIAAAFILELFDKTIKDDRFVEEDLGFTILGVVPNMTAKELSAKVVRTPPNSSVTESRNLNTEIPRPVLKEKSNSDESTPARRSRPRV, encoded by the coding sequence ATGGAAGAGACAATCAGTTTACAAGAGTTAATTGGAGTATTAAAGAAACGTGTAGGTTTGATTATTGTTAGTATGTTTTTAGGACTAGGAATTGCAGGGGTTTTGACTTACTTTGTGATCACCCCTAAGTATAGTTCTCAGGCACAGTTGATCGTTCGATTACCGCAAAATGAAACAACGAATGTCAACGATATCAATGGTAATCTGCAAATGATCAACACGTATAAAGATTTGATCAAAAGTGACACGGTAATGAGTGAAGTGCAACAAAGAATGAAGGAAAAACATGAAAATGATTTGTCCGTTGAAGAATTAGGCGCAAGTGTTTCTGTTAATCAGTCACAAAATTCACAAATGTTTTCGATTGTATCAAAAGTGACTGATCCAGTTGTCGCTCAAAATATTGCGAATCAGACAGCTTCGGTTTTCCAAGAGAAAGCAAAAGATATGTTAAATGTAGACAAAATCACGATCATATCAGCAGCTACAGCTAATATCAAACCAGTTTCGCCAAATGATAAGTTGAATTTAATAATTGGTTTAGCCTTGGGTATAATGTGTGGAATCGCAGCAGCCTTTATTTTAGAACTATTTGATAAAACAATTAAAGATGACCGTTTTGTGGAAGAAGATCTTGGTTTTACTATCTTAGGAGTGGTTCCTAATATGACAGCAAAAGAGCTGAGTGCAAAAGTTGTTAGAACACCACCGAATTCGTCTGTTACTGAATCAAGAAATTTAAATACAGAGATTCCAAGACCTGTGTTAAAAGAAAAATCGAATTCAGATGAGTCTACGCCAGCGCGTAGAAGTCGTCCAAGAGTCTAA
- a CDS encoding CpsD/CapB family tyrosine-protein kinase, giving the protein MANKIRHQKKQKTRAVSLITLADKSSPISEQFRTIRTNIQYAMVDRDLKTLVITSSGPSEGKSTTSANLAVVFANSGKRVLLVDADMRKPTVAKTFSLDNTRGLSTLLGSREIALHQVVQSSGVDNLFLMTSGPKPPNPSELLDSRRMGELLQELKQQYDLIIFDMPPVVAVTDAQIVSSKSDGTIIVVRENVSKRDSLLKAKNLLEMVDANILGVVYNGSKNISDQGYYYGS; this is encoded by the coding sequence ATGGCAAATAAAATAAGACATCAAAAGAAACAAAAAACAAGAGCAGTCAGTTTGATTACTCTAGCGGATAAATCTTCACCTATATCAGAACAATTTCGAACGATTCGAACAAATATTCAGTATGCTATGGTAGATCGAGATTTAAAGACATTGGTTATTACATCTTCTGGACCAAGCGAAGGGAAATCTACTACTTCTGCTAATCTAGCTGTTGTTTTTGCTAATTCTGGTAAACGTGTATTACTGGTGGATGCAGATATGAGAAAGCCAACTGTTGCTAAGACTTTTTCTTTGGATAATACCCGTGGATTAAGTACGTTGTTGGGAAGTCGAGAAATAGCATTACATCAAGTGGTCCAATCATCTGGAGTAGACAATTTGTTCTTGATGACTAGCGGACCTAAACCGCCAAATCCATCTGAATTATTGGATTCTAGAAGGATGGGTGAGCTATTGCAAGAATTGAAACAGCAATATGATTTGATTATCTTTGATATGCCACCGGTTGTTGCTGTAACGGATGCGCAGATTGTTTCTTCTAAATCAGATGGAACGATCATAGTTGTTCGTGAAAATGTCTCAAAAAGAGATTCCCTTTTGAAGGCAAAAAATTTACTAGAGATGGTAGATGCAAATATCCTTGGTGTTGTGTATAACGGATCTAAAAACATTTCAGATCAGGGCTATTATTATGGTTCATAG
- a CDS encoding glycosyltransferase family 8 protein, with protein sequence MSKNDINVALITDKNYFIPAVVTIKSMLANTNRKINIKCVLTEKVVNDLKKLGDELENEYQNCAIEFLYFDDSILSHVQPKWHISRAAYVKIYLPSILLEWETCIFLDSDLLVKEDIGGLWDEFINDNSKPEIAAVWNPGYNKDNKFMGLREDEKTFNSGIMVMNLKSMRENEATKKLEKFIKEFNHLTMLNDQAAFNAVYKRDWLELPLKWNVQFLFFAKRRTVIGIEKESLANLKKKPAIVHFTTSSKPWKFRSVHPFKKEYLTYYLDIENSIYQGKISIIDIIKRFREILLFSIGKV encoded by the coding sequence ATGAGTAAAAATGATATTAATGTTGCGCTGATTACTGATAAAAATTACTTTATTCCAGCAGTAGTAACAATAAAAAGTATGTTAGCAAATACCAATAGAAAAATTAATATAAAGTGTGTTTTAACAGAAAAAGTTGTAAATGACTTGAAGAAGTTAGGCGATGAACTCGAAAATGAATATCAAAATTGTGCAATTGAATTTTTGTATTTTGACGATTCTATTCTAAGTCATGTTCAACCAAAATGGCATATTTCTAGAGCTGCGTATGTAAAAATTTATCTGCCGTCAATTTTATTAGAATGGGAAACTTGTATTTTCTTAGACAGTGATTTGTTAGTGAAAGAAGATATTGGGGGATTATGGGATGAATTCATAAACGATAATTCAAAACCAGAGATTGCAGCTGTTTGGAATCCTGGATATAACAAGGATAATAAGTTTATGGGGCTTCGTGAAGATGAAAAAACTTTTAACAGTGGAATTATGGTTATGAATTTAAAGAGTATGAGAGAAAATGAGGCAACGAAAAAATTAGAAAAATTTATCAAAGAATTTAATCACTTAACAATGCTAAATGATCAGGCTGCTTTTAATGCGGTGTATAAAAGAGATTGGCTTGAGTTACCTTTAAAATGGAATGTACAATTTCTATTTTTTGCCAAAAGAAGAACAGTCATCGGAATTGAGAAAGAAAGTTTAGCAAATTTGAAAAAGAAACCAGCAATAGTACACTTTACGACGTCTTCAAAACCATGGAAGTTTAGAAGTGTCCATCCATTTAAAAAAGAATATCTGACTTATTATCTTGATATTGAAAATTCAATATATCAAGGGAAAATTTCCATTATAGATATAATAAAAAGATTTAGAGAAATTCTTTTATTCTCAATAGGGAAAGTTTGA
- the pssD gene encoding PssD/Cps14F family polysaccharide biosynthesis glycosyltransferase, whose protein sequence is MKNIDNETKKICLIASSGGHYDELLMLNKLGETFELYIVTEKTMYNYSSTDTYFLKQLNRKELFFIIKFLWNSILSIRIFFKEKPDIIISTGALSVIPTYLIGKIFGKKLIFIESFAKVSSPTLTGKLLYKFCDIFIIQWEELKKFYPNAICLGNIY, encoded by the coding sequence ATGAAAAATATAGATAATGAAACCAAGAAAATATGCTTAATTGCTTCCTCTGGAGGGCATTATGATGAATTACTAATGCTAAATAAATTAGGTGAAACGTTTGAACTTTATATAGTTACTGAAAAAACTATGTATAATTATTCGTCAACAGATACTTACTTTTTAAAACAACTAAATCGGAAAGAGTTATTTTTTATAATAAAATTTTTGTGGAATTCGATATTGTCTATTAGAATATTTTTCAAAGAAAAACCTGACATTATTATTTCTACAGGAGCATTATCAGTTATACCAACATATCTGATAGGTAAGATTTTTGGGAAAAAACTAATTTTTATTGAATCTTTTGCAAAGGTTTCTTCACCCACTTTAACTGGAAAGCTACTGTATAAATTTTGTGATATTTTTATTATCCAGTGGGAGGAATTAAAAAAATTTTATCCGAATGCAATTTGTTTAGGAAACATATATTAA
- the pssE gene encoding PssE/Cps14G family polysaccharide biosynthesis glycosyltransferase, whose protein sequence is MIFVTVGSQKFQFNRLIKMVDKFIEDGKISDNEVIGQIGSCSYEPKNFKTKKFYEKIFINELYDKADIIITHGGTGSIISALERNKKVIVIPRESKYGEHVDDHQFQITKLFVELNYCFEATDEESFSRCLARISEHKFSKFKSNNDFFFSNLLNLINSESV, encoded by the coding sequence ATGATTTTTGTAACTGTTGGTTCACAAAAATTCCAATTTAATCGACTTATTAAAATGGTTGATAAATTTATTGAGGATGGAAAAATTTCTGATAATGAAGTAATTGGGCAAATTGGTTCATGTTCGTATGAACCTAAAAATTTTAAGACAAAAAAATTTTATGAGAAAATATTTATAAATGAACTTTATGATAAGGCTGATATAATAATTACTCATGGAGGTACGGGATCGATAATTTCTGCATTGGAGAGAAATAAAAAAGTTATCGTGATTCCAAGAGAGTCTAAATATGGGGAGCATGTTGATGACCATCAATTTCAAATTACTAAATTATTTGTTGAACTTAATTATTGTTTTGAAGCAACGGATGAGGAAAGCTTTTCCAGATGCTTAGCTAGAATTAGCGAGCATAAGTTTAGTAAATTTAAATCTAACAATGATTTTTTCTTTTCAAACTTATTAAATTTGATTAATAGTGAGAGTGTGTAA